One genomic window of Serinus canaria isolate serCan28SL12 chromosome 4, serCan2020, whole genome shotgun sequence includes the following:
- the C4H2orf81 gene encoding uncharacterized protein C2orf81 homolog isoform X3: MFWKGKKGKSRGAGTRSKQDKPRAQARQSKKGSPRSSGRTSIQLSPSPDAEPPEPLDVEPILDELLERVLIESAQAAVARQRVPFVVSRARDAILFVAEWCFLVRDDTVPDPTGDPDPERDGVWKEDEEPPAGLWDSWTPSVLAVAEAFSFSEELLSEDVFVAAEAESPPVSPGEVPAAAPALAVPLPPGQSRSAVAAVRPAQLPGPRPPRPKPLSVPQPRERGRSRTRAPARGRPPSRAPGKGRSPTRAPGKSRSPTRAPEKGRQPPAQPPAAPPEPAAPAAPEPREGAGKVDDREPPTPSSSSSSSSSSSSSSEPSIQSCKPARSAGVPRLRVRRGAARWVLPEVKVLDVSTESERPRLGASRTRMLLSGSHVQVVPGTPRAPRVEPQLCDPWLASVHLAPGVTVRWGGCERRGPALAGHGGEELGDEALRRAEKDLKPILPHPECRLAEYGESEWQDDPLEMELPGLPLPAPLPALGGSGSPRVSPVQWLAPGVALSDAPGDRGSLSSQK; the protein is encoded by the exons AAGGGGAAATCCCGCGGGGCCGGCACCAGATCGAAGCAGGACAAGCCCCGGGCGCAGGCCCGGCAGTCCAAGAAGGGGTCCCCCAGAAGCTCCGGGCGCACCTCGATCCAGCTCAGCCCGTCCCCGGATGCCGAGCCCCCGGAGCCCCTGGACGTGGAGCCCATCCTGGATGAGCTCCTGGAGCGGGTCCTGATCGAGAGCGCGCAGGCGGCCGTGGCTCGGCAG CGGGTGCCATTCGTGGTGTCGCGGGCGCGGGACGCCATCCTGTTTGTCGCGGAGTGGTGCTTCCTGGTGCGGGATGACACGGTCCCGGATCCCACGGGGGACCCGGATCCCGAGCGGGACGGAGTCTGGAAGGAGGACGAGGAGCCCCCAGCCGGCCTCTGGGACTCCTGGACACCGAGCGTTCTCGCCGTCGCGGAGGCCTTTTCGTTCTCGGAAGAG CTCTTGTCCGAGGATGTCTTCGTGGCAGCCGAGGCCGAAAGTCCGCCCGTGAGTCCCGGCGAGGTTCCCGCCGCTGCGCCCgccctggctgtccctctgCCCCCGGGCCAG TCCCGGTCCGCAGTCGCCGCCGTTCGTCCCGCTCAGCTTCCCGGGCCACGACCGCCCCGCCCGAAGCCGCTCAGCGTTCCCCAGCCCCGCGAGAGGGGCCGCTCACGCACCCGAGCCCCCGCGAGGGGCCGCCCACCCTCCCGGGCTCCCGGGAAGGGCCGCTCACCCACCCGAGCCCCCGGGAAAAGCCGCTCACCCACCCGAGCCCCCGAGAAGGGCCGCCAGCCCCCGGCTCAGCCGCCGGCCGCGCCTCCGGAACCCGCAGCGCCCGCAGCACCGGAGCCCCGCGAGGGCGCGGGGAAGGTCGACGATCGAGAGCCACCAACGccatcctcctccagctccagctccagctccagctccagctccagcgagCCGTCCATCCAGTCGTGCAAACCCGCCCGCAGCGCCGGGGTGCCCCGGCTGCGTGTCCGCCGCGGTGCCGCCCGCTGGGTGCTGCCCGAGGTGAAGGTGCTGGACGTGAGCACCGAGTCCGAGCGGCCGCGCTTGGGAGCCTCGCGGACCCGGATGCTCCTATCGGGATCCCACGTGCAGGTCGTCCCGGGAACCCCCAGGGCCCCTAGGGTCGAGCCGCAGCTGTGCGACCCCTGGCTGGCCTCGGTCCACCTGGCACCCGGTGTCACCGTGCGCTGGGGCGGCTGCGAGCGGCGCGGGCCGGCTCTGGCGGGGCACGGCGGGGAAGAGCTGGGGGACGAGGCTTTGAGGAGGGCGGAGAAGGACCTGAAGCCCATCCTGCCCCACCCGGAGTGCCGGCTCGCGGAGTACGGAGAGTCAGAGTGGCAGGATGACCCGCTGGAAATGGAGCTCCCGGGGCTGCCCCTCCCGGCGCCGTTGCCGGCTCTGGGAGGATCCGGGTCGCCCCGTGTGTCGCCGGTGCAGTGGCTGGCACCGGGCGTGGCTTTGTCGGACGCTCCCGGAGATCGGGGCTCTTTATcttctcagaaataa
- the C4H2orf81 gene encoding uncharacterized protein C2orf81 homolog isoform X1, with protein MYWDELRSHAGLRGGVLVHTGAHWAAPAGAAGAVGVSIPEQKGKSRGAGTRSKQDKPRAQARQSKKGSPRSSGRTSIQLSPSPDAEPPEPLDVEPILDELLERVLIESAQAAVARQRVPFVVSRARDAILFVAEWCFLVRDDTVPDPTGDPDPERDGVWKEDEEPPAGLWDSWTPSVLAVAEAFSFSEELLSEDVFVAAEAESPPVSPGEVPAAAPALAVPLPPGQSRSAVAAVRPAQLPGPRPPRPKPLSVPQPRERGRSRTRAPARGRPPSRAPGKGRSPTRAPGKSRSPTRAPEKGRQPPAQPPAAPPEPAAPAAPEPREGAGKVDDREPPTPSSSSSSSSSSSSSSEPSIQSCKPARSAGVPRLRVRRGAARWVLPEVKVLDVSTESERPRLGASRTRMLLSGSHVQVVPGTPRAPRVEPQLCDPWLASVHLAPGVTVRWGGCERRGPALAGHGGEELGDEALRRAEKDLKPILPHPECRLAEYGESEWQDDPLEMELPGLPLPAPLPALGGSGSPRVSPVQWLAPGVALSDAPGDRGSLSSQK; from the exons ATGTACTGGGATGAGCTGAGGAGCCACGCTGGGCTGCGTGGCGgtgtactggtccatactgggGCGCACTGGGCTGCTCCCGCCGGGGCAGCGGGAGCTGTGGGTGTCTCTATCCCGGAGCAGAAGGGGAAATCCCGCGGGGCCGGCACCAGATCGAAGCAGGACAAGCCCCGGGCGCAGGCCCGGCAGTCCAAGAAGGGGTCCCCCAGAAGCTCCGGGCGCACCTCGATCCAGCTCAGCCCGTCCCCGGATGCCGAGCCCCCGGAGCCCCTGGACGTGGAGCCCATCCTGGATGAGCTCCTGGAGCGGGTCCTGATCGAGAGCGCGCAGGCGGCCGTGGCTCGGCAG CGGGTGCCATTCGTGGTGTCGCGGGCGCGGGACGCCATCCTGTTTGTCGCGGAGTGGTGCTTCCTGGTGCGGGATGACACGGTCCCGGATCCCACGGGGGACCCGGATCCCGAGCGGGACGGAGTCTGGAAGGAGGACGAGGAGCCCCCAGCCGGCCTCTGGGACTCCTGGACACCGAGCGTTCTCGCCGTCGCGGAGGCCTTTTCGTTCTCGGAAGAG CTCTTGTCCGAGGATGTCTTCGTGGCAGCCGAGGCCGAAAGTCCGCCCGTGAGTCCCGGCGAGGTTCCCGCCGCTGCGCCCgccctggctgtccctctgCCCCCGGGCCAG TCCCGGTCCGCAGTCGCCGCCGTTCGTCCCGCTCAGCTTCCCGGGCCACGACCGCCCCGCCCGAAGCCGCTCAGCGTTCCCCAGCCCCGCGAGAGGGGCCGCTCACGCACCCGAGCCCCCGCGAGGGGCCGCCCACCCTCCCGGGCTCCCGGGAAGGGCCGCTCACCCACCCGAGCCCCCGGGAAAAGCCGCTCACCCACCCGAGCCCCCGAGAAGGGCCGCCAGCCCCCGGCTCAGCCGCCGGCCGCGCCTCCGGAACCCGCAGCGCCCGCAGCACCGGAGCCCCGCGAGGGCGCGGGGAAGGTCGACGATCGAGAGCCACCAACGccatcctcctccagctccagctccagctccagctccagctccagcgagCCGTCCATCCAGTCGTGCAAACCCGCCCGCAGCGCCGGGGTGCCCCGGCTGCGTGTCCGCCGCGGTGCCGCCCGCTGGGTGCTGCCCGAGGTGAAGGTGCTGGACGTGAGCACCGAGTCCGAGCGGCCGCGCTTGGGAGCCTCGCGGACCCGGATGCTCCTATCGGGATCCCACGTGCAGGTCGTCCCGGGAACCCCCAGGGCCCCTAGGGTCGAGCCGCAGCTGTGCGACCCCTGGCTGGCCTCGGTCCACCTGGCACCCGGTGTCACCGTGCGCTGGGGCGGCTGCGAGCGGCGCGGGCCGGCTCTGGCGGGGCACGGCGGGGAAGAGCTGGGGGACGAGGCTTTGAGGAGGGCGGAGAAGGACCTGAAGCCCATCCTGCCCCACCCGGAGTGCCGGCTCGCGGAGTACGGAGAGTCAGAGTGGCAGGATGACCCGCTGGAAATGGAGCTCCCGGGGCTGCCCCTCCCGGCGCCGTTGCCGGCTCTGGGAGGATCCGGGTCGCCCCGTGTGTCGCCGGTGCAGTGGCTGGCACCGGGCGTGGCTTTGTCGGACGCTCCCGGAGATCGGGGCTCTTTATcttctcagaaataa
- the C4H2orf81 gene encoding uncharacterized protein C2orf81 homolog isoform X2, giving the protein METRRGVMTQCGRRTVITSRYRGARDAEGAGMAEKGKSRGAGTRSKQDKPRAQARQSKKGSPRSSGRTSIQLSPSPDAEPPEPLDVEPILDELLERVLIESAQAAVARQRVPFVVSRARDAILFVAEWCFLVRDDTVPDPTGDPDPERDGVWKEDEEPPAGLWDSWTPSVLAVAEAFSFSEELLSEDVFVAAEAESPPVSPGEVPAAAPALAVPLPPGQSRSAVAAVRPAQLPGPRPPRPKPLSVPQPRERGRSRTRAPARGRPPSRAPGKGRSPTRAPGKSRSPTRAPEKGRQPPAQPPAAPPEPAAPAAPEPREGAGKVDDREPPTPSSSSSSSSSSSSSSEPSIQSCKPARSAGVPRLRVRRGAARWVLPEVKVLDVSTESERPRLGASRTRMLLSGSHVQVVPGTPRAPRVEPQLCDPWLASVHLAPGVTVRWGGCERRGPALAGHGGEELGDEALRRAEKDLKPILPHPECRLAEYGESEWQDDPLEMELPGLPLPAPLPALGGSGSPRVSPVQWLAPGVALSDAPGDRGSLSSQK; this is encoded by the exons ATGGAGACGCGTCGCGGCGTGATGACGCAATGCGGGCGGCGCACGGTGATTACGTCACGTTACCGTGGAGCCCGGGACGCCGAAGGGGCGGGGATGGCCGAg AAGGGGAAATCCCGCGGGGCCGGCACCAGATCGAAGCAGGACAAGCCCCGGGCGCAGGCCCGGCAGTCCAAGAAGGGGTCCCCCAGAAGCTCCGGGCGCACCTCGATCCAGCTCAGCCCGTCCCCGGATGCCGAGCCCCCGGAGCCCCTGGACGTGGAGCCCATCCTGGATGAGCTCCTGGAGCGGGTCCTGATCGAGAGCGCGCAGGCGGCCGTGGCTCGGCAG CGGGTGCCATTCGTGGTGTCGCGGGCGCGGGACGCCATCCTGTTTGTCGCGGAGTGGTGCTTCCTGGTGCGGGATGACACGGTCCCGGATCCCACGGGGGACCCGGATCCCGAGCGGGACGGAGTCTGGAAGGAGGACGAGGAGCCCCCAGCCGGCCTCTGGGACTCCTGGACACCGAGCGTTCTCGCCGTCGCGGAGGCCTTTTCGTTCTCGGAAGAG CTCTTGTCCGAGGATGTCTTCGTGGCAGCCGAGGCCGAAAGTCCGCCCGTGAGTCCCGGCGAGGTTCCCGCCGCTGCGCCCgccctggctgtccctctgCCCCCGGGCCAG TCCCGGTCCGCAGTCGCCGCCGTTCGTCCCGCTCAGCTTCCCGGGCCACGACCGCCCCGCCCGAAGCCGCTCAGCGTTCCCCAGCCCCGCGAGAGGGGCCGCTCACGCACCCGAGCCCCCGCGAGGGGCCGCCCACCCTCCCGGGCTCCCGGGAAGGGCCGCTCACCCACCCGAGCCCCCGGGAAAAGCCGCTCACCCACCCGAGCCCCCGAGAAGGGCCGCCAGCCCCCGGCTCAGCCGCCGGCCGCGCCTCCGGAACCCGCAGCGCCCGCAGCACCGGAGCCCCGCGAGGGCGCGGGGAAGGTCGACGATCGAGAGCCACCAACGccatcctcctccagctccagctccagctccagctccagctccagcgagCCGTCCATCCAGTCGTGCAAACCCGCCCGCAGCGCCGGGGTGCCCCGGCTGCGTGTCCGCCGCGGTGCCGCCCGCTGGGTGCTGCCCGAGGTGAAGGTGCTGGACGTGAGCACCGAGTCCGAGCGGCCGCGCTTGGGAGCCTCGCGGACCCGGATGCTCCTATCGGGATCCCACGTGCAGGTCGTCCCGGGAACCCCCAGGGCCCCTAGGGTCGAGCCGCAGCTGTGCGACCCCTGGCTGGCCTCGGTCCACCTGGCACCCGGTGTCACCGTGCGCTGGGGCGGCTGCGAGCGGCGCGGGCCGGCTCTGGCGGGGCACGGCGGGGAAGAGCTGGGGGACGAGGCTTTGAGGAGGGCGGAGAAGGACCTGAAGCCCATCCTGCCCCACCCGGAGTGCCGGCTCGCGGAGTACGGAGAGTCAGAGTGGCAGGATGACCCGCTGGAAATGGAGCTCCCGGGGCTGCCCCTCCCGGCGCCGTTGCCGGCTCTGGGAGGATCCGGGTCGCCCCGTGTGTCGCCGGTGCAGTGGCTGGCACCGGGCGTGGCTTTGTCGGACGCTCCCGGAGATCGGGGCTCTTTATcttctcagaaataa